Genomic window (Bdellovibrionales bacterium):
GTACAACACTATCATAACCCGAGTGTTATTTCTCGTGCTTTAAAGATACTATTACTGTATGAAAAACGCTCTCATTCTTCATGGGACAAACTCCACGCCGGAGAGTAATTGGTTTCCGTGGCTGAAAGGCGAACTTGAGAAACGGGGATACAAAGTGTGGGTTCCGCAACTGCCGGACGCCGATGCACCGAATATAAAAAGGTACAACGAATTTATTTTCGCTTCCGATTGGGAATTTAATGAAGAGTCGGTGCTGATAGGGCACTCCTCAGGCTCGGTGGCGATTTACGGCATACTTTCAAAACTGCCTGAGCGCGTACTTGTGAAACAGGCGATTCTCGTTGGCACATTTAAGGATGATTTAGGATGGCCGAACTTGGGCGGGCTTTTTGAAGAACCGTTTGACTACGCAAAAATAAAAACAAAAGCAAAGATGTTTTCACTCTTGCATTCCGACAACGACCCGCACTGCCCCTTAGAAGGCGCGCAGTACTTGGCAAAAGAACTTGACGGGGAGCTGACCATTGTCCCCGGCGCTGAGCATTTTAGCGTCAAAGCGGGTGGCGAGCGTTTTCGTCAGTTACCTGTTATTCTTGAATTATTGGACCATGGTAAATCGTCACATTGAAGAAGGAGGACTGCGCGGTTTAGGTTCTGATTTACCTTTTGAACACCACGCCGGCGGGCGACGCGAAACGGACGAACGCGCGCCGATGAGTGTCATTGAGTTTCGTGATGCTGCGATTCGGGTTATGGACCACAAAGTTCATTGGGCAGGGCCAGCGTTTGCAGGCATGGTGCTACCGGAGGATATGATTCATCATTTCCATTCGGAATACCTGACTTTTGTAAAACCATTTCCGTACTATTTGCGAGGTGTTCTTTCAAGACTCCCACCGCCACCCGCGGAGGGCGAAGATCCGTATTTTGAAATCCGGAAAGACCTTGAAGAAAACATACTAGAGGAAGAAGAGGGGCATATTACAGCCGATGTGCTTGGGAAAAAGTATGGGCGCCCGTTTCCGCCACGCTCACACGCCGACATGTTTTTGGATATCCCAAGGGATCCTGTGTTTGCTTTTGATGTTAGTACATTTGACTCGCGCCCACTTGGACCAAAAGCACAAGCG
Coding sequences:
- a CDS encoding alpha/beta hydrolase, with the protein product MKNALILHGTNSTPESNWFPWLKGELEKRGYKVWVPQLPDADAPNIKRYNEFIFASDWEFNEESVLIGHSSGSVAIYGILSKLPERVLVKQAILVGTFKDDLGWPNLGGLFEEPFDYAKIKTKAKMFSLLHSDNDPHCPLEGAQYLAKELDGELTIVPGAEHFSVKAGGERFRQLPVILELLDHGKSSH